A single window of Mustela erminea isolate mMusErm1 chromosome 4, mMusErm1.Pri, whole genome shotgun sequence DNA harbors:
- the RGL2 gene encoding ral guanine nucleotide dissociation stimulator-like 2 isoform X1: MLPRPLRLLWDTSPPGEVVLSSFRSRDPEEGGGPGGQGVGGGQEEEEEEEEDEVRREWWEVGEAPVSVWDEEEDGATFTVTSRQYRPPDPSAPTPPPRSSRRLRAGTLEALVRHLLDARTSGADVTFTSAFLATHRAFTSTPALLGLMADRLEALESHPTGELERTIGVAISVLSTWLASHPEDFGSEVKGQLDRLESFLLRTGYAAGAGVGGGSADLIRNLRSRVDSQAPDLPKPLALPGDPPADPTDVLVFLADHLAEQLTLLDAELFLSLVPSQCLGSLWGHRDRPGHSHLCPSVRATVTQFNKVAGAVVSSVLGATSTGEGLGEVTVRPLRPPQRARLLEKWIRVAEECRLLRNFSSVYAVVSALQSSPIHRLRAAWGEAARDSLRVFSSLCHIFSEEDNYSQSRELLSQEVKLQPSLEPNSKKAPRSGSRGGGVVPYLGTFLKDLVMLDAASKDELENGYINFDKRRKEFAVLSELRRLQNECRGYDLRPDPDIQRWLHGLRPLTEAQSHQVSCEVEPTGTSDPPAPRVLRPTLVVSQWTEVLGSVGGPTPLVSWDRPSVGGDEAPGTPAPLLTRLAQHMKWPSVSSLDSALESTPSLHSPADPSHLSPPASSPRPSRGHRRSASCGSPLSGGAEGASKGTGYGGGGSGPGASDCRIIRVQMELGEDGSVYKSILVTSQDKAPSVISRVLKKNNRDSAVASEYELVQLLPGERELTIPPSANVFYAMDGASHDFLLRQRRRPSTATLALTSSPSASGTPPSEGGGGSFPRIKATGRKIARALF, translated from the exons ATGCTCCCGCGGCCCCTGCGGCTGCTTTGGGACACGAGTCCCCCCGGGGAAGTCGTGCTGAGCAGCTTCCGGAGCCGAGACCCCGAAGAGGGTGGGGGCCCAGGTGGCCAGGGCGTGGGcggggggcaggaggaagaggaggaggaggaagaagacgaGGTGAGACGCGAGTGGTGGGAAGTCGGGGAG GCCCCTGTGTCTGTTTGGGATGAGGAAGAGGATGGTGCCACCTTTACTGTCACAAGCCGCCAGTATCGGCCTCCCGATCCCTCG GCCCCGACACCTCCCCCACGTTCCTCCAGAAGGCTCCGAGCCGGCACTCTGGAGGCCCTGGTCAGACACCTGCTGGATGCCCGGACATCAGGGGCTGACGTGACCTTCACATCAGCTTTCCTGGCCACCCACCGGGCCTTCACCTCCACACCGGCCCTGCTAGGGCTTATGGCTGACAG gcTGGAAGCCCTTGAATCTCATCCTACTGGTGAACTAGAGAGGACAATAGG GGTAGCCATCTCTGTACTGTCAACCTGGCTGGCCTCTCACCCTGAGGATTTTGGCTCTGAGGTCAAGGGTCAGCTTGACCGGCTTGAGAGCTTCTTGCTTCGGACCGGGTATGCAGCAGGGGCGGGTGTTGGGGGGGGCAGCGCTGACCTCATCCGCAACCTCCGGTCCCGGGTGGACTCCCAGGCCCCCGACCTTCCTAAGCCCCTGGCCCTCCCCGGCGATCCCCCTGCTGACCCCACGGATGTCCTGGTGTTCCTCGCTGACCACTTGGCCGAACAGCTGACCCTGCTAGATGCG GAGCTGTTTCTCAGTCTGGTCCCCTCTCAGTGCCTGGGGAGCCTGTGGGGTCACAGAGACCGGCCAGGACATTCCCACCTCTGCCCATCTGTCCGAGCCACTGTCACACAGTTCAACAAGGTGGCTGGGGCGGTGGTCAGCTCTGTCCTGGGGGCTACCTCAACCGGAGAGGGGCTCGGGGAGGTGACAGTTCGGCCACTCCGTCCTCCCCAGAGGGCCCGGCTCCTGGAGAAGTGGATCCGTGTGGCAGAG GAGTGCCGTCTGCTCCGAAACTTCTCTTCAGTTTATGCTGTTGTGTCGGCCCTGCAGTCCAGCCCCATCCACAGGCTTCGAGCAGCCTGGGGGGAAGCAGCCAG AGACAGCCTCCGAGTCTTCTCCAGCCTCTGCCACATTTTCTCTGAGGAGGATAACTATTCCCAGAGCCGGGAGCTCCTCTCACAG GAGGTGAAGCTGCAGCCCTCTCTGGAGCCGAATTCCAAGAAGGCTCCGAGGTCTGGCTCCCGGGGTGGG GGTGTGGTCCCATACCTTGGCACCTTCTTGAAGGACCTTGTGATGCTGGATGCAGCCTCCAAGGATGAGCTGGAG AATGGATACATCAATTTCGACAAGCGGAGGAAG GAGTTCGCTGTCCTTTCTGAGCTGCGGCGGCTCCAGAATGAATGTCGTGGCTATGACCTCCGACCCGATCCCGATATCCAGCGGTGGCTTCATGGGCTCCGGCCATTGACAGAGGCCCAGAG CCATCAAGTGTCCTGTGAGGTGGAACCAACTGGTACCAGTGACCCTCCTGCCCCGCGTGTGCTTCGGCCGACGCTGGTCGTCTCGCAGTGGACAGA AGTTCTGGGCTCTGTTGGGGGACCCACCCCCCTGGTCTCCTGGGACCGCCCCAGCGTGGGGGGAGATGAGGCACCTGGAACCCCTGCCCCTCTGCTGACTCGGCTGGCCCAG CACATGAAGTGGCCATCTGTCTCATCTCTGGACTCTGCCCTGGAGAGCACTCCATCCCTGCACAGTCCGGCTGACCCCAGCCAcctctctcccccagcctcctctccaAGACCCTCTCGAGGTCACCGCCGCTCCGCTTCCtgtggctccccactcagtgggggtGCGGAGGGGGCCTCCAAGGGGACAGGATATGGGGGTGGCGGGTCTGGGCCAGGGGCCTCTGATTGCCGAATCATCCGAGTCCAGATGGAGCTGGGAGAAGATGGCAGTGTCTACAAGAGCATCTTG GTGACAAGCCAAGACAAGGCTCCAAGTGTCATCAGTCGTGTCCTTAAGAAAAACAATCGGGATTCCGCGGTGGCTTCGGAGTACGAGCTCGTGCAGCTGCTACCAGGGGAGCGAG AGCTGACCATCCCACCCTCGGCTAACGTCTTCTATGCTATGGATGGAGCTTCACACGATTTCCTCCTACGGCAACGGCGAAGGCCCTCTACTGCTACACTGGCTCTCACCAGCAGCCCTTCTGCCTCAGGAACTCCCCcaagtgagggaggagggggttcCTTTCCCAGGATCAAGGCCACAGGGAGGAAGATTGCCCGGGCCCTCTTCTGA
- the RGL2 gene encoding ral guanine nucleotide dissociation stimulator-like 2 isoform X2, giving the protein MLPRPLRLLWDTSPPGEVVLSSFRSRDPEEGGGPGGQGVGGGQEEEEEEEEDEAPVSVWDEEEDGATFTVTSRQYRPPDPSAPTPPPRSSRRLRAGTLEALVRHLLDARTSGADVTFTSAFLATHRAFTSTPALLGLMADRLEALESHPTGELERTIGVAISVLSTWLASHPEDFGSEVKGQLDRLESFLLRTGYAAGAGVGGGSADLIRNLRSRVDSQAPDLPKPLALPGDPPADPTDVLVFLADHLAEQLTLLDAELFLSLVPSQCLGSLWGHRDRPGHSHLCPSVRATVTQFNKVAGAVVSSVLGATSTGEGLGEVTVRPLRPPQRARLLEKWIRVAEECRLLRNFSSVYAVVSALQSSPIHRLRAAWGEAARDSLRVFSSLCHIFSEEDNYSQSRELLSQEVKLQPSLEPNSKKAPRSGSRGGGVVPYLGTFLKDLVMLDAASKDELENGYINFDKRRKEFAVLSELRRLQNECRGYDLRPDPDIQRWLHGLRPLTEAQSHQVSCEVEPTGTSDPPAPRVLRPTLVVSQWTEVLGSVGGPTPLVSWDRPSVGGDEAPGTPAPLLTRLAQHMKWPSVSSLDSALESTPSLHSPADPSHLSPPASSPRPSRGHRRSASCGSPLSGGAEGASKGTGYGGGGSGPGASDCRIIRVQMELGEDGSVYKSILVTSQDKAPSVISRVLKKNNRDSAVASEYELVQLLPGERELTIPPSANVFYAMDGASHDFLLRQRRRPSTATLALTSSPSASGTPPSEGGGGSFPRIKATGRKIARALF; this is encoded by the exons ATGCTCCCGCGGCCCCTGCGGCTGCTTTGGGACACGAGTCCCCCCGGGGAAGTCGTGCTGAGCAGCTTCCGGAGCCGAGACCCCGAAGAGGGTGGGGGCCCAGGTGGCCAGGGCGTGGGcggggggcaggaggaagaggaggaggaggaagaagacgaG GCCCCTGTGTCTGTTTGGGATGAGGAAGAGGATGGTGCCACCTTTACTGTCACAAGCCGCCAGTATCGGCCTCCCGATCCCTCG GCCCCGACACCTCCCCCACGTTCCTCCAGAAGGCTCCGAGCCGGCACTCTGGAGGCCCTGGTCAGACACCTGCTGGATGCCCGGACATCAGGGGCTGACGTGACCTTCACATCAGCTTTCCTGGCCACCCACCGGGCCTTCACCTCCACACCGGCCCTGCTAGGGCTTATGGCTGACAG gcTGGAAGCCCTTGAATCTCATCCTACTGGTGAACTAGAGAGGACAATAGG GGTAGCCATCTCTGTACTGTCAACCTGGCTGGCCTCTCACCCTGAGGATTTTGGCTCTGAGGTCAAGGGTCAGCTTGACCGGCTTGAGAGCTTCTTGCTTCGGACCGGGTATGCAGCAGGGGCGGGTGTTGGGGGGGGCAGCGCTGACCTCATCCGCAACCTCCGGTCCCGGGTGGACTCCCAGGCCCCCGACCTTCCTAAGCCCCTGGCCCTCCCCGGCGATCCCCCTGCTGACCCCACGGATGTCCTGGTGTTCCTCGCTGACCACTTGGCCGAACAGCTGACCCTGCTAGATGCG GAGCTGTTTCTCAGTCTGGTCCCCTCTCAGTGCCTGGGGAGCCTGTGGGGTCACAGAGACCGGCCAGGACATTCCCACCTCTGCCCATCTGTCCGAGCCACTGTCACACAGTTCAACAAGGTGGCTGGGGCGGTGGTCAGCTCTGTCCTGGGGGCTACCTCAACCGGAGAGGGGCTCGGGGAGGTGACAGTTCGGCCACTCCGTCCTCCCCAGAGGGCCCGGCTCCTGGAGAAGTGGATCCGTGTGGCAGAG GAGTGCCGTCTGCTCCGAAACTTCTCTTCAGTTTATGCTGTTGTGTCGGCCCTGCAGTCCAGCCCCATCCACAGGCTTCGAGCAGCCTGGGGGGAAGCAGCCAG AGACAGCCTCCGAGTCTTCTCCAGCCTCTGCCACATTTTCTCTGAGGAGGATAACTATTCCCAGAGCCGGGAGCTCCTCTCACAG GAGGTGAAGCTGCAGCCCTCTCTGGAGCCGAATTCCAAGAAGGCTCCGAGGTCTGGCTCCCGGGGTGGG GGTGTGGTCCCATACCTTGGCACCTTCTTGAAGGACCTTGTGATGCTGGATGCAGCCTCCAAGGATGAGCTGGAG AATGGATACATCAATTTCGACAAGCGGAGGAAG GAGTTCGCTGTCCTTTCTGAGCTGCGGCGGCTCCAGAATGAATGTCGTGGCTATGACCTCCGACCCGATCCCGATATCCAGCGGTGGCTTCATGGGCTCCGGCCATTGACAGAGGCCCAGAG CCATCAAGTGTCCTGTGAGGTGGAACCAACTGGTACCAGTGACCCTCCTGCCCCGCGTGTGCTTCGGCCGACGCTGGTCGTCTCGCAGTGGACAGA AGTTCTGGGCTCTGTTGGGGGACCCACCCCCCTGGTCTCCTGGGACCGCCCCAGCGTGGGGGGAGATGAGGCACCTGGAACCCCTGCCCCTCTGCTGACTCGGCTGGCCCAG CACATGAAGTGGCCATCTGTCTCATCTCTGGACTCTGCCCTGGAGAGCACTCCATCCCTGCACAGTCCGGCTGACCCCAGCCAcctctctcccccagcctcctctccaAGACCCTCTCGAGGTCACCGCCGCTCCGCTTCCtgtggctccccactcagtgggggtGCGGAGGGGGCCTCCAAGGGGACAGGATATGGGGGTGGCGGGTCTGGGCCAGGGGCCTCTGATTGCCGAATCATCCGAGTCCAGATGGAGCTGGGAGAAGATGGCAGTGTCTACAAGAGCATCTTG GTGACAAGCCAAGACAAGGCTCCAAGTGTCATCAGTCGTGTCCTTAAGAAAAACAATCGGGATTCCGCGGTGGCTTCGGAGTACGAGCTCGTGCAGCTGCTACCAGGGGAGCGAG AGCTGACCATCCCACCCTCGGCTAACGTCTTCTATGCTATGGATGGAGCTTCACACGATTTCCTCCTACGGCAACGGCGAAGGCCCTCTACTGCTACACTGGCTCTCACCAGCAGCCCTTCTGCCTCAGGAACTCCCCcaagtgagggaggagggggttcCTTTCCCAGGATCAAGGCCACAGGGAGGAAGATTGCCCGGGCCCTCTTCTGA
- the PFDN6 gene encoding prefoldin subunit 6 has translation MAELIQKKLQGEVEKYQQLQKDLSKSMSGRQKLEAQLTENNIVKEELALLDGSNVVFKLLGPVLVKQELGEARATVGKRLDYITAEIKRYESQLRDLERQSEQQRETLAQLQQEFQRAQAAKAGASGKA, from the exons ATGGCCGAGTTAATCCAGAAGAAGCTACAGGGAGAAGTGGAGAAATATCAGCAGCTACAGAAGG ACTTGAGTAAATCCATGTCAGGGCGGCAGAAGCTTGAGGCGCAACTAACAGAAAATAATATCGtgaaggag GAGCTGGCCCTGCTAGATGGATCCAACGTGGTCTTTAAACTTCTGGGTCCTGTGCTGGTCAaacaggagctgggagaggctCGGGCCACCGTGGGGAAGAGGCTGGACTATATCACAGCTGAAAT tAAGCGATATGAATCCCAGCTCCGGGACCTCGAGCGGCAGtcagagcaacagagggagacCCTGGCTCAGCTGCAGCAGGAGTTCCAGCGGGCACAGGCAGCCAAGGCGGGGGCTTCCGGGAAGGCCTGA